A stretch of the Channa argus isolate prfri chromosome 9, Channa argus male v1.0, whole genome shotgun sequence genome encodes the following:
- the arglu1a gene encoding arginine and glutamate-rich protein 1-A isoform X2 → MGRSRSRSSSRSKHSKSSKHSKKRSRSRSRSRDRERSKKRSKSRESKRNRRRESRSRSRSTTASSRRERAASPPERIDIFGRTLSKRNALDEKQRKEEEERKAEMERQRKIRQQEIEEKLIEEETARRVEELVAKRVEEELEKRKDEIEREVLRRVEEAKRIMERQLLEELERQRQAELAAQKAREEEEKSKREELEKILEENNRKIAEAQAKLAEEQLRIVEEQRKIHEERMKLEQDRQRQQKEEQKIILGKGKSRPKLSFSLKATE, encoded by the exons ATGGGCCGCTCTCGGAGCCGTAGCTCGTCCCGCTCCAAACACTCCAAAAGTAGCAAGCACAGTAAGAAACGGAGTCGGTCTCGGTCGCGGTCTAGAGACAGGGAAAGGTCAAAGAAGCGGTCCAAGTCCAGAGAATCGAAAAGGAACCGGCGAAGAGAGTCGCGTTCCCGTTCCCGGTCTACCACAGCCTCGTCCCGCAGAGAAAGAGCAGCCTCGCCACCCGAACGCATTGACATCTTCGGCAGGACACTGAGCAAGAGAAATGCTCTGGACGAGAagcagaggaaggaggaggaggaaagaaaagcagaaatggaGAGACAAAGGAAGAT CCGGCAGCAGGAGATAGAGGAGAAGCTGATCGAGGAGGAGACGGCGCGGCGAGTGGAGGAGCTGGTGGCCAAGcgggtggaggaggagctggagaagagGAAAGACGAGATTGAGCGTGAGGTGCTGCGTCGAGTTGAGGAAGCCAAGCGCATCATGGAGCGACAGCTGCTAGAGGAGTTGGAGCGGCAGCGGCAGGCTGAGTTAGCGGCGCAGAAAGCCAGAGAG GAGGAAGAAAAATCAAAACGGGAGGAGCTGGAAAAAATCCTGGAGGAGAATAACCGCAAGATCGCTGAGGCTCAAGCAAAGCTG GCTGAGGAACAGTTGCGTATTGTGGAGGAGCAGAGAAAGATTCATGAGGAACGCATGAAGCTGGAGCAGGACCGTCAGAGGCAGCAGAAAGAGGAGCAGAAAATCATCCTCGGCAAGGGCAAGTCCAGGCCCAAGCTCTCCTTCTCCCTCAAGGCCACCGAATGA
- the arglu1a gene encoding arginine and glutamate-rich protein 1-A isoform X1: MGRSRSRSSSRSKHSKSSKHSKKRSRSRSRSRDRERSKKRSKSRESKRNRRRESRSRSRSTTASSRRERAASPPERIDIFGRTLSKRNALDEKQRKEEEERKAEMERQRKITAVAFSSRQQEIEEKLIEEETARRVEELVAKRVEEELEKRKDEIEREVLRRVEEAKRIMERQLLEELERQRQAELAAQKAREEEEKSKREELEKILEENNRKIAEAQAKLAEEQLRIVEEQRKIHEERMKLEQDRQRQQKEEQKIILGKGKSRPKLSFSLKATE; this comes from the exons ATGGGCCGCTCTCGGAGCCGTAGCTCGTCCCGCTCCAAACACTCCAAAAGTAGCAAGCACAGTAAGAAACGGAGTCGGTCTCGGTCGCGGTCTAGAGACAGGGAAAGGTCAAAGAAGCGGTCCAAGTCCAGAGAATCGAAAAGGAACCGGCGAAGAGAGTCGCGTTCCCGTTCCCGGTCTACCACAGCCTCGTCCCGCAGAGAAAGAGCAGCCTCGCCACCCGAACGCATTGACATCTTCGGCAGGACACTGAGCAAGAGAAATGCTCTGGACGAGAagcagaggaaggaggaggaggaaagaaaagcagaaatggaGAGACAAAGGAAGAT TACAGCTGTTGCTTTCTCCAGCCGGCAGCAGGAGATAGAGGAGAAGCTGATCGAGGAGGAGACGGCGCGGCGAGTGGAGGAGCTGGTGGCCAAGcgggtggaggaggagctggagaagagGAAAGACGAGATTGAGCGTGAGGTGCTGCGTCGAGTTGAGGAAGCCAAGCGCATCATGGAGCGACAGCTGCTAGAGGAGTTGGAGCGGCAGCGGCAGGCTGAGTTAGCGGCGCAGAAAGCCAGAGAG GAGGAAGAAAAATCAAAACGGGAGGAGCTGGAAAAAATCCTGGAGGAGAATAACCGCAAGATCGCTGAGGCTCAAGCAAAGCTG GCTGAGGAACAGTTGCGTATTGTGGAGGAGCAGAGAAAGATTCATGAGGAACGCATGAAGCTGGAGCAGGACCGTCAGAGGCAGCAGAAAGAGGAGCAGAAAATCATCCTCGGCAAGGGCAAGTCCAGGCCCAAGCTCTCCTTCTCCCTCAAGGCCACCGAATGA